The following proteins are co-located in the Castanea sativa cultivar Marrone di Chiusa Pesio chromosome 8, ASM4071231v1 genome:
- the LOC142605779 gene encoding secreted RxLR effector protein 161-like — protein sequence MSPNDKLTVDLLGKSVDSSLYRSMIGSLLYLTTSRPDISYSVGVCARYQANPKESYMTALKRIIKYVKTTADFGVWYSKDTNDVLAGYSDAEWAGNADDRKSTLEGCFYVGNNLLSWMSKKQNSISLSTVEAEYIAADSCCTQLLWMQKLLHDYGICLEHLTIYCDNTSAINISKNPVQHSRNKHIEIRHHFIRELVEDVTLTIEFIHTDDQKAELFTKPLDSKRNWVIL from the coding sequence ATGAGCCCAAATGATAAACTTACTGTTGATTTGTTAGGTAAAAGTGTTGATTCATCTctatatagaagcatgataggtagtcttctttACCTCACTACTAGTAGACCTGACATTAGTTATAGTGTTGGAGTGTGTGCTCGATATCAGGCTAATCCAAAAGAGTCTTATATGACTGctttaaaaagaataataaagtatgtcaaaaccacCGCTGATTTTGGTGTGTGGTATAGCAAGGACACTAATGATGTCTTAGCTGGGTACTCTGACGCCGAGTGGGCAgggaatgctgatgatagaaaGAGTACATTGGAAGGCTGTttttatgtgggtaataatcttCTCTCCTGGATGAGCAAAAAGCAGAACTCCATCTCTTTATCCACTGTTGAAGCTGAGTACATTGCTGCCGATAGCTGTTGCACCCAACTcttatggatgcaaaaactcctccatGATTATGGTATTTGTCTAGAACATCTCACCATCTATTGTGATAATACCAGTGCCATCAACATCTCTAAGAATCCGGTTCAACATTCTCGAAACAAACACATAGAGATTCGACACCACTTCATTAGGGAGCTTGTTGAAGATGTTACTCTTACTATTGAGTTTATCCACACCGATGATCAAAAGGCTGAGCTATTCACCAAGCCTCTGGACAGCAAACGTAATTGGGTAATCCTTTGa
- the LOC142607509 gene encoding putative protein phosphatase 2C 33: protein MGSCLSAESRSPLPGSPLSPAVGVRKRKSSKKRFGSRNSSFEYRRDEPLHRIPGRMFLNGSSEVASMFTQQGKKGTNQDAMIVWENFGSRTDTIFCGVFDGHGPYGHMVAKRVRDSLPLKLSAHWEVNITSEDVLKEISLNTAGSMNSEDTPFISVDDESRVSIDLEEADKHPEIFQTLKESFLKAFRVMDRELRVHPSINCFCSGTTAVTLVKQGRDLIIGNVGDSRAVLGTRENDDSLIAVQLTVDLKPNLPAEAERIRKCKGRVFALQDEPEVARVWLPNNDSPGLAMARAFGDFCLKDYGLISVPDISYWRITEKDEFIVLATDGIWDVLSNKEVVDIVASAPAHASAARYLVESAVRAWRCKYPTSKIDDCAVVCLFLDTNSACTASNSKLNDQLTSADQVESCSEKEDPSGPAALDRSGTVRNGNEILQEGSSEDASREEEMHTDVEKDWSALEGVSRVNTLLNLPRFVPGKEDKARK, encoded by the exons ATGGGGTCCTGCTTGTCTGCAGAAAGCAGGAGCCCTCTCCCTGGTTCACCCTTGTCCCCTGCAGTGGGGGTCAGGAAGAGAAAGAGCTCGAAAAAACGGTTCGGCTCACGGAATTCTTCATTCGAGTACCGGAGGGATGAACCTCTGCATAGGATTCCGGGGAGGATGTTCTTGAATGGGTCTAGTGAAGTGGCATCTATGTTTACCCAACAAGGCAAGAAAGGGACCAATCAAGATGCCATGATTGTTTGGGAG AACTTTGGTTCCAGAACAGACACAATTTTCTGTGGTGTTTTTGATGGCCATGGTCCCTATGGTCACATGGTTgcaaagagagtgagagattctCTTCCTCTGAAACTGAGTGCCCATTGGGAAGTGAACATAACCAGTGAGGATGTTCTCAAAGAGATCAGCCTTAATACTGCTGGAAGCATGAATTCGGAAGATACTCCCTTCATATCTGTTGATGATGAATCCAGGGTCTCCATTGATCTTGAGGAAGCAGATAAGCATCCTGAGATCTTTCAGACTCTGAAAGAGTCATTTCTGAAGGCTTTTAGAGTCATGGACAGGGAACTGAGAGTGCATCCAAGCATTAATTGCTTCTGTAGTGGGACAACGGCAGTAACTCTGGTTAAACAG GGTCGGGATCTTATCATTGGAAACGTTGGGGATTCTAGAGCGGTATTGGGTACAAGAGAAAATGATGATTCTTTAATTGCAGTTCAGTTGACTGTGGATCTTAAACCAAATCTtccag CGGAAGCGGAGAGAATCCGAAAGTGTAAAGGGCGTGTTTTTGCTCTCCAGGATGAACCTGAGGTTGCTCGTGTCTGGCTGCCAAATAATGACTCCCCTGGCCTTGCCATGGCACGTGCTTTTGGAGATTTCTGCCTAAAAGATTATGGTCTGATCTCTGTGCCAGATATATCCTATTGGCGTATCACTGAGAAGGACGAATTTATTGTCTTAGCTACGGATGGG ATTTGGGATGTGCTATCAAACAAAGAAGTGGTAGACATTGTAGCATCAGCCCCAGCACATGCCTCTGCGGCTAGGTACTTGGTTGAGTCAGCGGTTCGTGCTTGGAGATGCAAATATCCAACTTCCAAAATTGATGACTGTGCTGTAGTTTGCCTCTTCCTTGACACAAACAGCGCATGTACTGCTTCCAATAGCAAGTTAAACGATCAGCTCACTTCAGCGGACCAGGTTGAGTCTTGCAGTGAGAAAGAAGATCCCTCTGGTCCAGCCGCTTTGGACCGTTCAGGAACTGTCCGAAATGGTAATGAGATTCTGCAAGAAGGAAGCAGTGAAGATGCCTCAAGGGAGGAGGAAATGCATACAGATGTGGAAAAAGACTGGTCTGCTCTAGAAGGAGTGTCTCGTGTGAACACATTGTTGAATTTGCCTAGGTTTGTGCCAGGAAAAGAAGATAAAGCACGGAAATGA
- the LOC142605778 gene encoding uncharacterized protein LOC142605778, translating into MLDLFQTANLKLSQTNPKEEVRWEPPSDLWYKINNDTAIFESTISIKVGAIIRDHDGQVEAAFSKALLVPLGQLEAEAKTLEESILFASDVGVWDVIFERDSKIVCDVVTRCSEPPSTISTLIEGIRLKLQDFQRARVSHVLRHGNHPAHLLAQYARHLFGYITWIDETPYMVESAVTHDVMLLSLS; encoded by the coding sequence ATGTTGGATTTGTTCCAGACTGCGAATCTGAAGTTGTCCCAAACCAATCCTAAGGAAGAGGTAAGATGGGAGCCCCCAAGTGATCTGTGgtacaaaattaataatgataCTGCAATCTTTGAAAGCACCATTTCTATCAAAGTAGGAGCTATTATTCGAGACCATGATGGACAAGTCGAAGCAGCTTTTAGCAAGGCACTTCTGGTACCTTTGGGGCAGCTGGAGGCTGAGGCAAAGACACTAGAGGAGAGCATTTTATTTGCCTCGGACGTGGGTGTTTGGGATGTTATTTTTGAGAGAGACTCCAAAATTGTTTGTGATGTAGTAACTAGATGTAGTGAACCACCATCAACAATAAGCACTCTAATTGAGGGGATTAGATTGAAACTGCAAGACTTCCAAAGGGCAAGGGTATCACATGTTCTTCGACATGGTAATCACCCTGCTCATTTATTGGCACAATATGCTAGGCATTTATTTGGTTATATAACTTGGATAGACGAAACTCCTTATATGGTTGAGTCAGCAGTGACTCATGATGTAATGTTGTTATCTTTGTCTTAA